The following nucleotide sequence is from Peribacillus sp. ACCC06369.
TGCAGCATAATATAAAATAGTATCCAGCAATCCGCCACTTGTAATGATGACCAAGATTGTCTGCGCAATTCCAATTATCAATGCGCCAGAAACCATATCGCCTGCTCCTGAAATAAAACCATTGGCCATCTTGGATGGGGTCAGGCCTCCAATCATGCCCATGATGATCCCGCTTAATAAAAACAAGCCTCCAATTTCACTTATATACCATCCTAATTTAATGACTCCATAGACTAATAGGATGAAATTCACCAATAAAATAATTAAAGCAGCGCTATGTCTCTTACTCATCTTAAAGTTTTTATCAAGATGTGCATGATCTTCACGCCTGAATTTCCCATACTCCCCCAGTTCGGGGTTTCTTTTCACCTTCATTGCATGGAAATAGATGTACAATACTGTAATTACATAAAACACTGCAAGAAGAGCTATGCGCAATCCCATTCCCGAATACATGGGCAGTTCTGCAATGCTTTGGGCAACCCCTACATTAAAAGGATTTGTAATCCCCGAAATGAATCCAGTCGCCAATGTACCAAGGATAACGATCGCAAAACCTGTAAGTGCATCAAAACCTAATGCAATCGTCATCGGAACAATGATTGCGATATAGACTAACGCATCTTCAGCAGAGCCGATCAGTGTCCCTAATGATGCGAAGATTAATACCATCAACGGAATAAGCAATTTCTCTTTTGTTCCGAATCGGACAGCCACAAATTTAATGAATGAATCAAGGGCTCCTGTTGCCTGCATGATTCCGAGAGCCCCGCCAAACAAAAAGACGAACAAGATTATTGACGCCCCTTCAATCATCCCCGCATGAATGCTGCTGAACATTTCCAATAACCCTACTGGTGTTGATTCGACAAATTCAAAAGAAGTGGGATCGACTACACTTCGGCCATCTTTTTCGATTCTTTCATATTGGCCTGCAGGTAGGATATAGGTCAATACTGTCACTATTACAATTACGATAAACATCAATACAAAAGGATTTATCCCTTTTTCCGGTAACTCCGTTAGCTGGTTAAGTGGCTTATTTTTCTGATTAAGCGGCTCGGAAGTGATTTGACCATTAGGCAGGTCATTCATATAAATACCCCCAGTTAAAGTTTTAGACTTTTAATCCAGTTTTCCAGTCGAAGGGATAGGATCCCTCCATCACTTCTCAACCAAGCACTTAAACATACTCTTTATTAACTTCTCCAGCATAACGGGCGTATGGACGAAGGCACTATCAATGTGAAGGCGCTCAGTACGCTGGTGTGCATCCTTGCCGAACGGACCCACATTGAGCACGGGTGCCTGAAGTCTTTGCATATCAGCAAAAGGAATGCTGTAAGTATCGCCCCAGACTGGCGTATTCTTTTCAAAAGCCGTCCAGCCATCAGACCCCTCACGATAATGAACATAGCTTAAATCGCAAATACCATTGAAATAATGAATTTGGCTGACTTCTTCATCAAGGAAGCTGGCAGTTTCCTTGATTAAATTCACAGAATTTACGATAAGCGGATCATCTGACGTATTGACGGCTGGATAATATGGCGGTGCAAACAGCAATACAATGGCGGGTGCAAGCTCCTGACATTGTATCATCAGTTTTTCAGCGATTCGCAGTGACTTTTCCCGCTCATCCAAATCCATGTTCCCTTTTACTTCACTCTTGATTCGTTCAACAAAATTGCCTCCAAATTTCCCCTCGGCATAAGAAAGTAACTTTTCGTAGCGCAATACTTTTACTTCTCCTACACCTTCAATTTGTTCACGCTGGCAAAGAGCTTTATATGATTCATTGCAATTCATCGCTGCTTCCTTTGCAACCTGCTCGAATAAATCCATAATTTCTGCAGCGCTTCTTTTCATGATGAAAACATTATAAAGCGCGGCTGCAAGATAAGGTGTCTGTGT
It contains:
- a CDS encoding SLC13 family permease translates to MNDLPNGQITSEPLNQKNKPLNQLTELPEKGINPFVLMFIVIVIVTVLTYILPAGQYERIEKDGRSVVDPTSFEFVESTPVGLLEMFSSIHAGMIEGASIILFVFLFGGALGIMQATGALDSFIKFVAVRFGTKEKLLIPLMVLIFASLGTLIGSAEDALVYIAIIVPMTIALGFDALTGFAIVILGTLATGFISGITNPFNVGVAQSIAELPMYSGMGLRIALLAVFYVITVLYIYFHAMKVKRNPELGEYGKFRREDHAHLDKNFKMSKRHSAALIILLVNFILLVYGVIKLGWYISEIGGLFLLSGIIMGMIGGLTPSKMANGFISGAGDMVSGALIIGIAQTILVIITSGGLLDTILYYAAGLVEQLPPAINAIGMFIVQLFLNFIVPSGSGQAALTMPIMAPLADLMGVTRQTAVLAFQLGDGISNMIFPTSGVLLAGLAVAGISFTKWVKWVFPFLLIQVAVAIIFLIIAQSIQYGPF